CCCCCGGTGAGCCCAGGCCGTCCCGTTCCCACCGGGCTTGCCGTGGCGCTGCTGGCGGTGGCCCTCGTGCCCGCGGCCCTCGCCGTCGCCAGCCCCGTGTTCGCCTGGCTGGCGCTCGCGCTCGATGTGGCGGTCCTCGCGCTGTGCGTGGTGGACTTCTTCCTCGCCCCCCGGGCCTCCGAGGTGGACGCCCGGCGCGTGCTGGAGCCCATCCTCCGCTCCGGCGTGGACAACCCCGTCCACCTGGAGCTCACGAGCCACCGCAAGGGCCCCCTCCAGGGCGAGGTGAGGGACGAAGCCCCAGCGGACGTGGAGGCGCGGGGACACCGGATCCCCTTCGCCCTGGCCCCGGAGGCGGGCCTCCTGCGGCTCACCTATGCCGTGCACCCGCTCACCCGGGGCGACCTCCGCTTCGGAGACCTGCACCTGCGGCTCGCCGGGCCCCTGGGGCTGTGCGCCCGCCAGGTGCGCGTGCCCGCGGCCCAGACGGTGAAGGTGTACCCGGACCTCACCGCGCTCACCCAGGAGGCGCTGGCGCTGGCGCTCGCCTCGGAGGCCGCCTCCGAGCGCTCCCAGCGCCGTCCCGGCGAGGGCCGCGAGTTCGAGAGCCTGCGCGAGTACCACCTGGGAGACGACTACCGCACCATCGACTGGAAGGCCTCCGCGCGGCGCTCCCGCACCATGGTGCGCGTGTACCAGCCCGAGCGGAACCAGCCCGTGCTGCTGCTGCTCGACTGCGGGCGCCACATGGCGGGCCAGGTGGACGGCCGCCGCAAGCTGGACCACGCGGTGGACGCGGCGCTGCGCGTGGCCAAGGTGGGGCTGGACGCGGGCGATCTGGTGGGCGTGCTGTCCTTCGCCAGCGAGGTGCGCACCTACCTGCCCCCGCGCAAGGGCCACGAGCACCTGCGCCTGCTCACCGAGGCGCTCTACCGCGCCGAGGCCTCCTTCGAGGAGAGCGACTACGGCCGGGCCTACGACTTCGCCTTCGCGCGCACCTCGCGCCGCACCCTGGTGGTGCTCTTCACGGACCTGTTGGACCCCAGCGCCTCGGGCCCGCTCGTCACCCGCACCCTCATGCTGCGCCCGCGCCACCTGCCCGTGGTGGCCTCGCTGCGGGACGAGGACCTGCGGGCCGCCGCCACCCAGGTGCCCCACTCTCCCCAGGAGGCCTACACCCGGCAAGCCGCCGCGCGCCTGGAGGAAGACTCCCGGCGCACCACGCTCACACTGCGGGACGCAGGCGTGCTCGTGGTGCGTGCGCCGGCCCAGGGCTTCGGCGCCGCGGCCATCAACACCTACCTGCACGTCAAGGCGCGCGGCCTGCTCTGATCGCCATTGCCTTTCGAAGCGGAAGTCCTCCCGGATTCCGTTGTCCTTCCGGACACGCGAAGCGCCGCGAGACACCCGAATCTCCCCGTCAAGTCCGTTGTGCGGACGGCGCTGAAAAGATGTTCCGGCCGCGTTTCCGATGAAGAAACGTGCCAATCGCTCCGGAGCCGATTTTCCGGCCTCGGAGAAGACCCCCTTTACACACGATCGGCGTCCATAGAATGTGCGCCGCTTCAAACGCCCGCCACTGGAGGCGGTGCGTCCGCGAACGGATGGAGATCGCATCTTGGGTGCGGAGGTTGCACGGGGTTTGAAGGTCGAGGTCTCGGCGGCGGCGGCGGCGGTGGTGCAGGGCGCGGTGGAGCCAGAACGGTCCCTCACCCCCTTCCACGAGCAACTGCTCGCCGAGGAACTCACCGCGCGCAGCGGAGACTCGCACCAGCGGCTGGCGGGTGCGCTCTCCGAGGCCAAGGTGGACCTCAATCCACATCAGGTCGAGGCGGCCATGTTCGCCCTCGACTCGCTGTCGCGCGGCGGCTGCATGCTCGCCGACGAGGTGGGCCTGGGGAAGACCATCGAGGCGGGGCTCGTCATCGGCCAGCTCATGGCCGAGGGCAAGACGCGCATCCTCATCCTGGCGCCGGCCACGCTGCGCGCACAGTGGAACAGCGAGCTGCGGGAGAAGTTCGACCTGGACTCGGTGATGGTGGACGGCCGCACCGTGCGTGCCACCGGCAACTGCTTTGATCAGCCCTTCCCCGTCATCTGCTCGCACCCGTTCGCCGCCAACCGGGCCGCCCTGGTGGCGGAGATTCCCTGGGACGTGGTCGTCATCGACGAGGCGCACCGGCTGCGCAACGTCTACAAGGCGGGCCACAAGACGGGGCAGGCCCTGCGCGCCGCGCTCGGCGGGCGCCCCAAGCTGCTGCTCACCGCCACCCCGCTCCAGAATGACCTGATGGAGCTGTTCGGGCTGATGTCGCTGCTGGACGAGCAGATCCTCGGGCCCGAGCACGCCTTCCGCAGCCGCTACCAGGTGGACCCGGAAGCAGGCGGGCTCAAGGAGGACGCCGTCACCGAGCTGAAGGAGCGGCTGGCCCCCATGGTGCAGCGCACGCTGCGGCGGCAGGTGCGCGAGTACGTGCGCTACACCAACCGGCGCAGCATCGTGGAGGACTTCGCCCCCTCGCCCGAGGAGCAGGACCTCTACGAGAAGGTGAGCGAGTACCTGCGCCGCTCGGAGGCGGCGGCCATCGAGCCGGGCAAGAAGACGCTGCTCACGCTCTGCTACCGCAAGCTCCTGGCCTCCTCCACCTACGCCATCGCACCCACCCTGCGAAGGCTCGCGGAGAACCTGGAGAAGCGCCTGGAGTCCGCGAAGCTGGGCGCCCAGGCCCTGGCCCTCTTCGAGCCCGAGGAGGTGAAGCAGTACGCCGAGGAGGGCGAGGAGTGGTCGGACGACCCCGCCAAGCCCGCCAGCATCCGCACGCTCCAGAACGAGATGTGGGAGCTGAAGCAGTACGCGGACCTCGCGGACTCCATCAAGGTGAACGCCAAGGGCGAGGCGCTGCGGCGCGCGCTCGACCGGACCTTCACGGTGATGCGCGCCCACCAGTGGCCCGAGAAGGCGCTCATCTTCACCGAGTCCAAGCGCACGCAGCAGTACCTGTTCAACCTGCTGTCGGACAACGGCTACCGGGGAAAGATCTCCCTGCTGTCCGGAGACGTGGCCTCCACCCCCGAGGAGCGCCGCGCGCTGGTGGAGGACTTCCGCCACCGCATGCAGATCCTCATCTGCACCGAGGCGGGCGCCGAGGGGCTCAACCTCCAGTTCTGCAACCTGGTGGTGAACTACGACTTGCCGTGGAACCCACAGCGCGTGGAGCAGCGCATCGGCCGGTGCCACCGCTATGGCCAGCAGCGGGACGTGCTCGTCATCAACTTCCTCAACCGGCAGAACGCGGCGGATGCGCGCCTGTTCGAGCTGCTGGAGAAGAAGCTCAACCTCTTCGACGGGGTGTTCGGCGCGTCGGATGAAATCCTCGGCGCGCTGGAGAGCGGCGTGGACTTCGAGCGGCGGGTGCTGGACATCTACCAGTCCTGCCGCCACCCGGACGACATCAACGCCGCCTTCGACAAGCTGCGCGCGGACATGGAGCAGCGCATCAGCACGCGCATGACGGAGATGCGCTCGGTGGTGCTGGAGCGCTTCGACGGGGATGTGCGGCGGCGGCTCCGGGTGGCCGGGGACCAGACCAAGGAAGTACTCGCCAAAAGGCAGCAGGAGGCGCGTGCCCTCACGAGCTCCGTGCTGGGCAGCCGCGCCTCGGGCCGGCTCCAGGTGGCCAAAGCCGCCTATGCCGTCCGCGACCGGACGCACGAGGCCATCAGCTACCTGCAG
This genomic interval from Stigmatella aurantiaca contains the following:
- a CDS encoding SNF2-related protein; translated protein: MRPRTDGDRILGAEVARGLKVEVSAAAAAVVQGAVEPERSLTPFHEQLLAEELTARSGDSHQRLAGALSEAKVDLNPHQVEAAMFALDSLSRGGCMLADEVGLGKTIEAGLVIGQLMAEGKTRILILAPATLRAQWNSELREKFDLDSVMVDGRTVRATGNCFDQPFPVICSHPFAANRAALVAEIPWDVVVIDEAHRLRNVYKAGHKTGQALRAALGGRPKLLLTATPLQNDLMELFGLMSLLDEQILGPEHAFRSRYQVDPEAGGLKEDAVTELKERLAPMVQRTLRRQVREYVRYTNRRSIVEDFAPSPEEQDLYEKVSEYLRRSEAAAIEPGKKTLLTLCYRKLLASSTYAIAPTLRRLAENLEKRLESAKLGAQALALFEPEEVKQYAEEGEEWSDDPAKPASIRTLQNEMWELKQYADLADSIKVNAKGEALRRALDRTFTVMRAHQWPEKALIFTESKRTQQYLFNLLSDNGYRGKISLLSGDVASTPEERRALVEDFRHRMQILICTEAGAEGLNLQFCNLVVNYDLPWNPQRVEQRIGRCHRYGQQRDVLVINFLNRQNAADARLFELLEKKLNLFDGVFGASDEILGALESGVDFERRVLDIYQSCRHPDDINAAFDKLRADMEQRISTRMTEMRSVVLERFDGDVRRRLRVAGDQTKEVLAKRQQEARALTSSVLGSRASGRLQVAKAAYAVRDRTHEAISYLQLDAAGLPSRLARLAGSEGWWFAYKFELSGLKPEEKLVHLVLVKDRDGGFRALPLADGAHFVKLAAKQEKRRQPEPVSVTLVQEQALLSAKDELLRAADRRNALELDLAKERADRYAEDCLLESREALEHTREQWVEARKRVLMAEDPSERVKARAHADRLERDYRRRLASVRNEEEKRYAAKDRALADLAQKAKVTEKRSLIASAYFWLS
- a CDS encoding DUF58 domain-containing protein, yielding MSPGRPVPTGLAVALLAVALVPAALAVASPVFAWLALALDVAVLALCVVDFFLAPRASEVDARRVLEPILRSGVDNPVHLELTSHRKGPLQGEVRDEAPADVEARGHRIPFALAPEAGLLRLTYAVHPLTRGDLRFGDLHLRLAGPLGLCARQVRVPAAQTVKVYPDLTALTQEALALALASEAASERSQRRPGEGREFESLREYHLGDDYRTIDWKASARRSRTMVRVYQPERNQPVLLLLDCGRHMAGQVDGRRKLDHAVDAALRVAKVGLDAGDLVGVLSFASEVRTYLPPRKGHEHLRLLTEALYRAEASFEESDYGRAYDFAFARTSRRTLVVLFTDLLDPSASGPLVTRTLMLRPRHLPVVASLRDEDLRAAATQVPHSPQEAYTRQAAARLEEDSRRTTLTLRDAGVLVVRAPAQGFGAAAINTYLHVKARGLL